A genome region from Chengkuizengella sp. SCS-71B includes the following:
- a CDS encoding dicarboxylate/amino acid:cation symporter encodes MSLTKKIVIGMCLGIVVGIIFNLFIPQWFDVAETYVLNPLGKIFIGLIKLLVVPIVVISIILGTAGISDPKKLGRIGIKTVIFFLITTSIALMIALSVGNIIEPGYVEGLNFDSDTTVERKEAPPVMETLLNIIPTNAFQAMVEGNMLQIIFFSILFGFALTQLQGKVDGVKMFIEEINKILMFLVDVVMKLAPIGAFALIAIAIGGQGMDAIKAMIFYFGAVLLALFIHLGLTYGSVIYFLGKMNPFTFIKNFFPAIAVAFSTSSSSATLPVSMDTAQKNLKIPKSISGFVQPLGATINMDGTAIMQGVATVFIAQLYGVDLSMADLATIVLTATLASIGTAGVPGVGIIMLTMVLTSVGLSLDAIALVLGVDRLLDMTRTAVNITGDAACAQYIAKSEEKYDRTSPSTGKTTTNTI; translated from the coding sequence ATGTCATTAACAAAAAAAATTGTAATAGGAATGTGTTTAGGTATAGTTGTTGGTATTATATTTAATCTATTTATTCCACAATGGTTTGATGTAGCAGAAACATATGTTTTAAATCCACTAGGAAAAATTTTTATAGGATTAATTAAATTATTAGTAGTTCCAATTGTTGTTATTTCTATTATTTTAGGTACTGCTGGAATAAGTGATCCTAAAAAATTAGGTAGAATTGGTATTAAAACTGTCATTTTCTTTTTAATTACTACTTCTATTGCTTTAATGATTGCATTATCTGTAGGTAATATTATTGAACCTGGATATGTAGAAGGATTAAATTTTGATAGTGATACTACAGTAGAGCGAAAAGAAGCACCACCAGTTATGGAAACGCTATTAAATATTATCCCTACGAATGCGTTCCAAGCTATGGTTGAAGGAAATATGTTACAAATTATCTTTTTCTCCATCTTATTTGGATTTGCACTAACTCAATTGCAAGGAAAAGTAGATGGTGTTAAAATGTTTATTGAGGAAATTAATAAAATCTTAATGTTCCTAGTTGATGTTGTGATGAAGCTTGCTCCGATCGGTGCATTTGCATTAATTGCAATTGCAATTGGTGGTCAAGGAATGGATGCAATAAAAGCAATGATTTTTTATTTTGGTGCTGTTCTACTCGCACTATTTATACATTTAGGATTAACTTACGGTTCAGTAATTTACTTTTTAGGTAAGATGAATCCGTTTACATTCATTAAGAACTTTTTCCCTGCGATTGCAGTTGCTTTTAGTACATCAAGTAGTTCAGCTACATTACCTGTATCTATGGATACAGCACAGAAAAATTTGAAAATACCAAAAAGTATTAGTGGTTTTGTTCAACCATTAGGTGCAACGATAAACATGGATGGAACAGCAATTATGCAAGGGGTTGCTACTGTATTTATTGCTCAACTATATGGAGTTGATTTATCCATGGCTGATTTGGCAACAATAGTATTAACAGCAACGTTAGCTAGTATCGGTACAGCAGGTGTTCCAGGTGTAGGTATTATCATGTTAACGATGGTATTAACATCAGTTGGATTAAGCCTAGATGCCATTGCGCTTGTACTTGGAGTAGATCGATTGCTTGATATGACAAGAACGGCAGTAAATATCACAGGTGATGCTGCTTGTGCACAATACATTGCGAAATCAGAAGAAAAGTATGACAGAACTTCGCCTTCAACAGGTAAAACAACTACAAATACAATTTAA
- the eis gene encoding enhanced intracellular survival protein Eis: MIRLILEKDYPQVFALHEYAFQYQLTEEKKKIKQKRKMIGYFNDNQLLAKLEMIDYKIWIDGKEWSMGGIAGVATWPEQRRGNKVKKLLHTSLQMLRDQKISISFLHPFQIGFYRKYGWELFSDELQITIPVNDLTFLKQKEGEGYVKRVDVTRTSKTLLILNEVYEQFAKKYNGMLVRNNEWWKDSVLPDQKCAGYFDHNGQILGYILYEIQNGKLIVQEFIALSAEAKKGLWNFICQHDSMITEVELTCSNHENMLFMLPNPTVKSILHPYFMARVVDIELFLSQYHFNECDESVIIHLTDNFALWNQGTIIIKKGKATFYPVKEGSNCTHPPKKGLHIEIGPFTALFLGYKTAQELSNVGLIHGTDEDLSILQSLIPKNKTFFYDYF, from the coding sequence ATGATCAGACTAATTTTAGAAAAAGACTACCCGCAAGTTTTTGCATTACATGAATATGCATTTCAATACCAATTAACTGAAGAGAAGAAGAAAATAAAACAAAAACGGAAAATGATTGGCTATTTTAATGACAATCAACTGTTGGCAAAGCTTGAAATGATTGATTATAAAATATGGATTGATGGCAAAGAGTGGAGTATGGGTGGGATTGCTGGAGTTGCTACATGGCCTGAACAAAGACGTGGTAATAAAGTAAAGAAATTATTACATACTTCATTGCAAATGTTAAGAGATCAAAAAATCTCAATATCATTTTTACACCCATTTCAAATTGGATTTTATAGAAAGTATGGATGGGAGTTATTTAGTGATGAGTTGCAAATTACTATTCCTGTAAACGATTTAACATTTTTAAAGCAGAAAGAAGGAGAAGGGTATGTAAAAAGAGTTGATGTAACTAGAACATCTAAAACCTTATTGATATTAAATGAGGTATATGAGCAGTTTGCAAAAAAATACAACGGTATGCTCGTAAGAAATAATGAGTGGTGGAAGGATTCAGTTTTACCAGATCAAAAATGCGCTGGTTATTTTGATCATAATGGTCAAATACTAGGTTACATTTTATATGAGATACAAAATGGAAAATTGATCGTTCAAGAATTCATTGCCCTTAGTGCAGAAGCAAAAAAAGGATTATGGAATTTTATTTGTCAACATGATTCTATGATTACTGAAGTGGAACTTACATGTTCAAATCATGAAAATATGTTATTCATGCTTCCGAATCCAACGGTGAAATCAATACTGCATCCCTATTTTATGGCTCGCGTTGTGGATATTGAATTATTTTTAAGTCAATACCATTTTAATGAATGTGATGAGTCGGTGATCATTCATTTAACAGATAATTTTGCTTTATGGAATCAAGGAACCATTATTATAAAAAAAGGGAAAGCTACATTCTATCCTGTTAAAGAAGGAAGCAATTGTACTCATCCTCCTAAAAAAGGACTTCATATTGAGATTGGTCCATTCACAGCACTGTTCTTGGGGTACAAAACTGCACAAGAGTTAAGTAATGTAGGTTTGATTCATGGAACTGATGAAGATCTGAGCATACTGCAATCTTTAATTCCAAAGAATAAAACATTTTTCTATGATTACTTTTAA
- the aspA gene encoding aspartate ammonia-lyase: protein MSTKQFRTEKDFLGTKEVPVDAYYGIQTLRAVENFPITGHQMDVELIRSIAVVKKAAAMTNMNIKRLQPQHANAIVQAADEVYEGKFDDQFIVDSIQGGAGTSFNMNANEVIANRAIELIGGKKGDYSVLSPNSHVNMAQSTNDVMPTAIRISVLTLMNKLLSTMENLQKGFVAKAEQFDHVIKMGRTHLQDGVPIRLGQEFAAYARVLKRDIERITRTRSHMYEVNMGATAVGTGLNADPRYISEVVERLAEYTGFPLNSAEDLVDATQNTDVLTEVSASLKVCMINMSKIANDLRLLASGPITGINEISLPPRQPGSSIMPGKVNPVMCEVVNQVAFQVIGNDHTINLASQAGQLELNVMQPVLVFNLLQSLRIMNQAFTVFKDYCLDGIEANEDICRENVEKSVGVITALNPHLGYEIVSRIARQAIEGDRSVRELCLLHDVLTEDELNVILDPYEMTNPGIAGAHLLEDEYQMKMTNKPQGVKK from the coding sequence ATGTCAACAAAACAATTTCGTACTGAAAAAGATTTTCTTGGTACAAAAGAAGTACCTGTAGATGCTTATTATGGGATTCAAACCTTGCGTGCGGTAGAGAATTTTCCAATTACTGGACACCAAATGGATGTTGAGTTAATACGTTCAATTGCAGTTGTGAAAAAGGCAGCAGCGATGACAAATATGAACATTAAACGTTTACAGCCTCAGCATGCTAATGCTATTGTGCAGGCAGCAGATGAAGTGTATGAAGGGAAATTCGATGATCAATTCATCGTTGATTCTATTCAGGGGGGCGCAGGAACATCCTTTAACATGAATGCGAATGAAGTGATCGCCAATAGAGCAATAGAACTTATTGGAGGCAAAAAAGGAGATTATTCAGTTTTAAGTCCAAACAGTCATGTGAATATGGCTCAATCGACAAATGATGTTATGCCTACTGCCATACGTATTTCAGTACTTACTTTGATGAATAAGCTTTTATCAACGATGGAAAATCTTCAGAAGGGTTTTGTTGCAAAAGCAGAGCAATTTGATCATGTTATTAAAATGGGTCGAACACATTTACAAGATGGGGTTCCAATTAGACTAGGGCAAGAATTTGCAGCCTATGCGCGAGTTTTGAAAAGAGATATTGAGCGTATTACTCGTACTCGTTCACATATGTATGAGGTAAATATGGGTGCTACTGCTGTAGGTACTGGTTTAAATGCAGATCCTCGTTATATTTCAGAAGTAGTAGAAAGGTTAGCTGAGTACACTGGATTTCCCCTAAATAGTGCTGAAGACTTGGTGGATGCGACTCAGAATACGGATGTATTAACTGAAGTATCTGCATCGTTAAAAGTTTGTATGATTAATATGTCTAAAATAGCTAATGATCTTCGTCTCTTGGCTTCCGGACCTATTACAGGAATAAATGAAATTTCTTTACCTCCACGTCAGCCTGGCTCATCTATTATGCCTGGAAAAGTAAATCCTGTTATGTGTGAGGTTGTGAATCAAGTAGCATTCCAAGTAATCGGAAACGATCATACGATAAATCTCGCTTCTCAAGCAGGACAATTGGAATTAAATGTAATGCAGCCCGTGCTCGTATTTAATCTTTTACAGTCTTTAAGAATAATGAATCAAGCCTTTACAGTATTTAAAGACTATTGTCTTGATGGAATAGAAGCAAATGAAGATATTTGCCGAGAAAATGTAGAAAAAAGTGTAGGTGTCATTACAGCTTTGAATCCTCACTTAGGGTATGAAATTGTATCAAGGATTGCTAGACAAGCAATCGAAGGGGATCGTTCTGTTCGTGAATTATGTTTACTACATGACGTGTTAACTGAAGATGAACTTAATGTTATTCTTGATCCTTACGAAATGACTAATCCAGGAATAGCAGGAGCGCATTTATTGGAAGATGAGTATCAAATGAAAATGACAAATAAACCTCAAGGTGTAAAAAAATAA
- a CDS encoding aspartate/glutamate racemase family protein, with product MTKIIGIIGGMGPMATVDLMEKIIRNTPAKEDQEHIHVIADNNAQIPDRSSAILGRGEDPTPLLVQSAQRLQNAGAELLVIACNTAHFYYNAVKKAIQIPILHIPLETAYYLNSNNFKKVGLLATDGTVKSKLYQRYFLKYDIEYIRTDNKLQEKVMQGIYDIKAGRFDSAYLHLSMVAEQLKKNGAEAIVAGCTEVPLVLKSKKEMCIIDPADIIAKKVIEVARGINTERFKISI from the coding sequence GTGACTAAAATAATAGGGATTATTGGTGGTATGGGTCCTATGGCAACTGTGGATCTAATGGAAAAGATTATTAGGAATACACCAGCAAAAGAAGATCAAGAGCATATTCACGTTATTGCTGATAATAACGCACAAATACCTGATCGTTCTTCAGCAATATTAGGCAGAGGGGAAGATCCTACTCCATTATTGGTGCAATCAGCACAAAGATTACAAAATGCAGGTGCCGAATTGCTTGTTATTGCGTGTAATACAGCACACTTTTATTATAATGCTGTAAAGAAGGCTATACAAATTCCGATCTTACACATTCCTCTTGAGACAGCTTATTATTTAAATTCCAATAACTTTAAGAAGGTTGGTTTATTAGCAACAGATGGGACTGTGAAATCAAAGTTGTATCAAAGATATTTTCTAAAATATGATATTGAATATATTCGTACGGACAATAAGTTACAGGAAAAAGTAATGCAAGGAATATATGATATCAAAGCTGGGAGATTTGATTCAGCTTATTTGCATCTATCGATGGTCGCTGAGCAATTGAAAAAGAATGGAGCTGAAGCCATTGTTGCCGGTTGTACTGAAGTTCCTTTAGTGTTGAAATCAAAAAAGGAAATGTGCATCATTGATCCAGCAGATATCATTGCCAAAAAAGTCATCGAAGTAGCTAGAGGAATCAATACTGAAAGATTTAAAATTTCAATATAA
- a CDS encoding M3 family oligoendopeptidase: MKFSEYKYTRPNMEEITLQFDLELKQFSSATTWQEQNASMMDLYNIHNDFYSMFELGSIRHSINTKDEFYKAEQDYLDEAEPLFKELFTKFYKALIGSKYREELKKKWGSHLFELAEIEIKTMSSEIVKDLQKENKYKTKYSELIASAEIPFDEKKYTLAQLFPFTISDDREIRKRANEARYKFFSENEEELDQLYDDLVKIRTKIAKKLGFKNFVELGYARLKRTDYDAREVAAFRDQVHQYIVPIATQLKRRQQNRLELQHLKYYDENYEFKSGNATPKGNPDWIVDNGQTMYEQLSKETDEFYRFMKESDLMDLLAKDGKMAGGYCTYVPNYKSPYIFANFNGTSGDIDVLTHEAGHAFQVYKSRHFENPEYVWPTYEACEIHSMSMEFFTWPWMELFFKEDTDKYKFSHLSSALLFIPYGVVVDEFQHFVYENPESTPKKRKQMWREIEKKYLPHRDYDGNHYLEQGGFWHQQGHIFEDPFYYIDYTLAQVCAFQFWKKMHEDRNRAWDDYIHLCKLGGSLPFLKLVKEAKLSSPFDKGTVQSVVNEIESWLNHVDDKKF; encoded by the coding sequence ATGAAATTTTCAGAATACAAGTATACAAGACCAAATATGGAAGAAATTACTTTACAATTTGATTTAGAGCTAAAACAATTTTCAAGTGCAACAACGTGGCAAGAGCAAAATGCATCAATGATGGATTTATACAACATTCATAATGATTTTTATTCCATGTTTGAATTAGGAAGCATTCGTCATTCTATAAATACAAAGGATGAGTTTTATAAAGCAGAGCAGGATTACTTAGATGAGGCGGAACCTCTATTTAAAGAGTTATTTACTAAGTTCTATAAAGCATTGATTGGATCTAAATATCGTGAAGAACTAAAAAAGAAATGGGGAAGTCATTTATTTGAACTAGCAGAAATAGAAATCAAAACCATGTCCTCTGAAATTGTGAAAGATTTACAAAAGGAAAACAAATATAAAACAAAGTATTCAGAGCTTATTGCATCTGCTGAAATTCCTTTTGATGAAAAAAAATACACTTTAGCTCAATTGTTTCCTTTTACCATATCTGATGATCGAGAAATAAGGAAAAGAGCAAATGAAGCAAGATACAAGTTTTTCTCAGAAAACGAAGAAGAGTTAGATCAACTTTATGATGATCTTGTGAAAATACGAACAAAAATTGCTAAAAAACTAGGCTTCAAAAATTTTGTAGAGTTAGGTTATGCTCGTTTAAAACGTACAGATTATGATGCAAGGGAGGTTGCTGCTTTTAGAGATCAGGTGCATCAATATATAGTCCCCATCGCTACACAATTGAAAAGACGTCAACAAAATAGATTAGAACTTCAGCATCTAAAATATTATGATGAAAATTATGAATTCAAATCTGGTAACGCAACTCCAAAAGGAAACCCTGATTGGATTGTGGATAATGGTCAAACGATGTATGAACAATTATCTAAGGAAACGGATGAATTTTACCGTTTTATGAAAGAAAGCGATCTCATGGACTTGTTAGCAAAGGATGGGAAAATGGCGGGGGGTTACTGCACATATGTACCTAATTACAAATCTCCTTATATTTTTGCAAATTTTAATGGCACTTCGGGTGATATTGATGTATTAACTCACGAAGCAGGTCATGCATTTCAAGTGTATAAAAGCCGTCATTTTGAAAATCCTGAATATGTATGGCCTACGTATGAAGCATGTGAAATTCACTCTATGAGTATGGAGTTTTTTACTTGGCCTTGGATGGAGTTGTTTTTCAAAGAAGATACGGATAAGTATAAATTTTCACATTTAAGCTCAGCATTATTATTCATACCATACGGTGTCGTTGTAGATGAGTTTCAACATTTCGTTTATGAAAACCCAGAGTCTACGCCAAAGAAACGTAAACAAATGTGGAGAGAAATTGAAAAGAAATATTTACCTCATCGTGATTATGATGGAAATCACTATTTAGAACAAGGTGGGTTTTGGCATCAACAAGGTCATATTTTCGAGGACCCATTTTATTATATTGATTATACGTTGGCACAGGTTTGTGCATTTCAATTTTGGAAAAAGATGCACGAAGATAGAAATCGTGCTTGGGATGATTATATTCATCTTTGTAAGCTAGGTGGTAGTTTACCATTTTTAAAACTCGTAAAAGAGGCTAAATTAAGTTCGCCTTTTGATAAAGGTACGGTACAATCCGTGGTAAATGAAATTGAATCATGGTTAAATCATGTTGATGATAAAAAATTTTAA
- a CDS encoding LysR family transcriptional regulator: MNIENIEAFIYVCQLGSFNKAAEALFLTQPSVTARIQSLEREMNLKLFNRNGKNISLTDKGEYFFPHAQKILQSYQDAKYGMQQVVLPNELNIGSALSISNNVLHTILPEIKSQFNNVRIKIVTGHSKDILNKVISKEVDFGIVRTETHPQVESILLYEDPIHLFVPPGHELLNQCKITLENVGKQPLIFFDYGSMDWLYIHRLFSSNLITPNIALEVDNMETAKNLLLQGMGISFLPEHCVKKELEKGQLFRVALTPPIKMNINIDLIYLKGRSKTIFIDFFKDKFKM, encoded by the coding sequence ATGAATATTGAAAATATTGAGGCCTTTATTTATGTTTGTCAATTAGGGAGCTTTAATAAAGCAGCAGAAGCCCTTTTTTTAACACAACCTTCTGTTACTGCTAGAATTCAGTCTCTTGAACGTGAGATGAATTTAAAACTTTTTAATCGCAACGGTAAAAATATCTCATTAACTGATAAAGGCGAATATTTTTTTCCCCATGCTCAAAAAATATTACAGTCCTATCAAGATGCAAAGTATGGCATGCAACAAGTAGTTTTGCCAAATGAATTAAATATAGGCAGCGCTCTTTCGATTTCTAACAATGTTCTGCATACAATATTACCTGAAATAAAATCTCAATTTAACAATGTACGAATAAAAATTGTTACGGGTCATTCTAAAGATATACTGAATAAAGTCATAAGCAAAGAAGTGGACTTTGGTATCGTAAGAACAGAAACTCATCCACAAGTGGAATCTATTTTGTTATATGAAGATCCAATTCATTTGTTTGTTCCTCCAGGTCATGAATTATTAAATCAATGCAAGATAACATTAGAAAATGTTGGGAAACAACCGCTTATCTTTTTTGACTATGGATCAATGGACTGGTTATATATCCATCGTCTATTTTCAAGTAATCTTATAACGCCTAATATTGCGTTAGAGGTAGACAATATGGAAACAGCAAAAAATTTGTTACTCCAGGGAATGGGCATTAGTTTTTTACCAGAACATTGTGTAAAAAAAGAGCTTGAAAAAGGTCAGCTTTTTCGAGTTGCTTTAACACCGCCTATTAAAATGAATATCAATATTGATTTAATTTATTTGAAAGGGCGTTCAAAAACTATATTTATAGATTTTTTTAAAGATAAATTTAAAATGTAA
- a CDS encoding phosphotransferase — protein sequence MQTPKLELWYMLMEYCEGYPMSPDSIKEDHMYSLGKTCAMMHKQFKEISTEEERFHFENRREVLFKHYQTQLENVEKLNQNQYIVLIKKLEAIIESLDDQFFKQIRKGFTHSDFASDNVLFTNNDVIVLDFDRNCYSFQWHDVGRAIMSYAFNNDSIDISLLNSFVKGYNFIYSLSISEIVKAIKLVWIVEVTW from the coding sequence ATTCAGACCCCTAAACTTGAACTATGGTATATGTTAATGGAATATTGTGAAGGTTATCCTATGAGTCCTGATTCAATCAAAGAGGATCATATGTATTCCTTGGGTAAAACATGTGCGATGATGCATAAACAATTTAAAGAGATATCTACAGAAGAAGAAAGATTTCATTTTGAAAACCGTCGTGAAGTATTATTTAAACACTATCAAACACAATTAGAAAATGTTGAAAAACTTAATCAAAATCAATACATAGTACTTATTAAGAAGCTAGAAGCAATTATTGAAAGCCTTGATGATCAGTTTTTTAAACAAATTCGAAAAGGGTTTACCCATTCTGATTTTGCATCTGACAATGTATTGTTTACCAATAATGATGTGATTGTTTTGGATTTTGACCGCAATTGTTATTCATTTCAATGGCATGATGTAGGAAGAGCAATCATGTCGTACGCATTTAATAATGATTCGATTGATATATCTCTTTTAAATTCATTTGTTAAGGGCTATAACTTCATTTATTCGTTGTCTATTTCTGAAATTGTTAAAGCAATTAAACTTGTCTGGATAGTAGAAGTTACTTGGTAG
- a CDS encoding RDD family protein — MTTIYEKSTTQEFTIPEYELASLSSRLLAKIIDTILLVIVIFISVMLPNYIIKEREDLTLIFFVGIVLTFVFYQAYLLTRYGYSIGKKVLKIKIVHNENNNNGGFFRNVFLRSFINELIASIIPLYGLIDILFIFTNDHRCLHDRLAGTKVIIDDESISDQEELAFDELWNQKQFNNNKELK, encoded by the coding sequence ATGACTACAATATATGAGAAAAGTACAACTCAAGAATTTACCATTCCAGAGTATGAACTAGCTAGTTTAAGTTCTAGATTACTTGCAAAAATAATTGATACTATTTTATTAGTTATCGTTATATTTATTTCTGTCATGTTACCAAATTACATTATTAAAGAAAGAGAGGACTTAACCCTCATTTTCTTTGTTGGAATTGTTTTAACATTTGTTTTTTATCAAGCATATTTACTAACGAGATACGGATATTCTATAGGTAAAAAAGTATTAAAGATTAAGATTGTACATAATGAAAATAATAATAATGGTGGATTCTTTAGGAATGTTTTCTTGCGGTCATTTATTAATGAACTTATAGCAAGTATTATACCTTTATATGGTCTTATTGATATATTATTTATTTTTACAAATGATCATAGATGTTTACATGATAGATTAGCTGGAACTAAAGTAATTATTGATGATGAAAGTATTTCTGATCAAGAGGAGCTAGCTTTTGATGAGTTATGGAACCAAAAGCAATTTAATAATAACAAAGAATTAAAATAA
- a CDS encoding HAD-IA family hydrolase, with the protein MIKAVVFDLDGTLLNREDSLKLFVEDQHDRINALKKIDKQTYIQRFIDLDDHGYVWKDKVYDQLIKEYQLSITVDELLEDYINSFQLHCIGFPGLMEMLTALKNRGLKLAIISNGYGSFQYNNIQALEIENFFDHIVISEWEGINKPDSKIFLNTLKKLGVKENEAVYVGDHPENDVIASRSVGMKALWKESNLYDVPSENDGVIYNLLDVNKIITNL; encoded by the coding sequence ATGATTAAAGCAGTCGTCTTTGATTTAGATGGTACATTATTAAACAGAGAAGATTCTTTAAAGTTATTTGTTGAAGATCAACATGATCGAATAAATGCATTGAAGAAAATAGACAAACAAACTTATATTCAACGATTTATTGATTTAGATGATCACGGATATGTTTGGAAAGATAAAGTCTATGACCAACTTATAAAGGAATATCAATTGTCTATAACTGTAGATGAATTGTTGGAAGACTATATCAATTCCTTTCAACTTCATTGTATTGGTTTTCCTGGACTTATGGAAATGTTAACTGCATTAAAAAATAGAGGTTTAAAGCTAGCGATTATTTCTAATGGTTATGGATCATTTCAATACAACAATATTCAAGCGTTAGAAATAGAAAACTTTTTTGATCACATTGTCATTTCTGAATGGGAAGGTATAAACAAACCGGATTCTAAAATATTTCTTAATACGCTAAAAAAGTTGGGTGTAAAGGAAAATGAAGCTGTTTATGTTGGAGATCATCCTGAAAATGATGTGATAGCTAGTCGAAGTGTAGGCATGAAGGCATTATGGAAGGAAAGTAACTTGTATGACGTTCCATCAGAAAATGATGGGGTTATTTATAATTTGTTAGATGTCAACAAGATTATAACAAATTTGTAA
- a CDS encoding GNAT family N-acetyltransferase: MQIRSLKPSDYEIISPLIDEWWGGRNMRHLLPKLFFNHFNKTSFIVEKDEEIIGFLIGFLSQTFSDKAYIHFVGVHPQYRKCNVGKQLYNAFFDIAKHNKRNTVNCLTSPVNKTSILFHQRLGFNIEDGDIEIEGVSVHTNYNGNGQDRVLFVKKI, encoded by the coding sequence ATGCAAATACGTTCTTTAAAACCATCTGATTATGAAATAATTAGTCCATTAATAGACGAATGGTGGGGTGGACGAAATATGAGGCACTTACTACCAAAACTATTTTTTAACCATTTTAATAAGACTAGTTTCATTGTTGAAAAAGATGAAGAAATTATTGGATTTTTAATCGGATTTTTATCACAAACATTCTCTGACAAAGCTTATATTCATTTTGTTGGTGTTCATCCACAATATAGAAAATGTAATGTAGGTAAACAACTTTATAATGCTTTTTTTGATATAGCAAAACATAACAAACGTAATACTGTAAATTGTTTAACCTCACCTGTTAATAAAACCTCCATATTATTCCATCAAAGATTGGGGTTTAATATAGAAGATGGGGACATTGAAATTGAGGGTGTCTCTGTACATACAAATTATAATGGGAACGGTCAAGATCGGGTTTTATTTGTTAAAAAGATATGA